Below is a genomic region from Henckelia pumila isolate YLH828 chromosome 3, ASM3356847v2, whole genome shotgun sequence.
AGAAACGGTGAACTCTATCGTGCCATTTCGGATACAAAGGGAGCTTTTGTCCAACCAGCTCTGTATGAGGCATTTGGCCTAACGGTGGTCGAAGCAATGAACTGTGGATTACCAACTTTTGCAACTAACCAAGGTGGCCCTGCTGAGATAATAGTCGATGGCATTTCGGGATTCCACATTGATCCTAACAACGGAGATGAATCGAGCAACAAGATTGCTGATTTCTTTCAGAAGTCGAATGAGGATCCTTCTTACTGGAACAGAATATCGGTCCAGGGGCTGCAACGTATAAACGAATGGTAATTTTTTTGCAACATATCGACCAGTATGTTTCATATAGAGTTAATTAGTGAGGTTGAAACTTTACTTTCATGAGATAGACTGTGGATTGTGAATGAATACTGACTTTGTTTTTTCTTTGATTtgtttgaagctatacatggaAGATATATGCAAATAAAGTTCTGAACATGGGCTGCATCTATAGCTTCTGGAAAAAGCTGCACAAAGCAGAGAAACTGGCCAAAGGGAGATACATTCAGACATTTTACAATCTTCAATTCAGGAGCTTGGTATATTGTTTGCCTCCTAAACATGTTCTATTTTTCGAACTGTTGATTGAGTAATCTTAGACTTAGCAAGTTGATACATCCTAACATGTAATAAAAACCGATGATAATTAGGTGAAGAAGATATTGATTAAAAAGGATGATGAAACTCCTCAACAAGTGGAAAAGGAGAAGCCGAAACAACAGGTTTCAAGAAGGCGTTCCCAATCCCAGTCCACTTTGCAAAAGTAAGATTTGAAATATAAATGCTACAACTTCTTGTGTACTAATCCGAATTTTTAGTATGCATTTTATCTTTATTGTGGATTCATAGGTTGTTTCGATCTTGATCAAGGTGTCTGAGAAGATGGTGGTGAAGATGGATTCCTTCACTGGACATTTATGCAAAAGATCTTGtactaccaaaaaaaaaaaaaaccccaatTATTTTAGAAAACTGAAGGTTATGtatatttcatttcatttcatttcttTTTTTCCCATTTAAAGTCTTCAGCTCTTCATCAGTTTATAAATAAATCCATGTttataaacaaaatcaaaatcatatattatagAGCTTAGACAATTCAACCTCTTTGGTTACATTAAAAAATCTAAGTACATGTAACCATTGATCCCACCTCTTTAATCTATGAACAGCTATTGTATCTGGTATGAGATCATGTGAGCATCTTCCATTAGTTCCAGGATAGTCATACATAGCTGGTTTGTTCGAAAACCGGTTCTTCGCCTTCTTCCCTGTATCTAGCCACTTCCCCACAAGCTTATCCTCCGGTCCAAAAGTATTGTTTTTAGGAATGGAAGAGCTCCCTATCCATTCAACAAGATCCCAAGACAACACAAATCCCATACCCGACATGTAGTTTACGAACGGGTTCATGCTAGGACAGGGGATCACAAAGCCATAGTAGGTGTCATTTCTTGGCAATGGATAGAGCGAAAAGGCGAGAGGTTTTAGCCTTAGATACACGTCGTCGTCGGCTTTCATGACATAGTCATATCGGGTGGAGAGGACTCTTGGAAGGGTGGATAAGTATTTGTAAGTCTTGCCCCGGTTCATGTTTTCATGACAATCGAGGATTATTATGTCGTCGAAACGCATGATCTCTAGTGATACGAGGACTCTTTGTTCGGGTTTTGTGAGGTTGCAAAAAACAAACTTGATGTCTATTTTGGTGGTGGGGATGGATTTGGTTTGAGTCCCGTATATGAGGCGAAGGAAGTGGCGACGATCATAGGCGTCGGGACGGGTGAGGACCCCGATCAAGAGGGTGAGTTGAGTGGATGTGTTATGGAGAGTGAGTGTGGTGAGTGTGGAATTTGAGAGAGGGCACTTGTATTGGATGTCGAAGATTATGAAGAAGATTAAGAGGAGAATCACTATGGAGACTAATGTGGCTTGAATTAGTCTTATTCGGAGCATTCTAcgtattttaattattgcaaGGAAATCTCATTCAAACGAGTATATGTATATGTGCATTTGTTATCTTGCAAATTACTCGTGAAAAAAAAGGAACTGAGATTGATGGAAAATGTGAGTTACTTGGGAAGACACGGTAAAAACAATGGTGCAGAAACATGTGACTAGTGTTCCTGGCCCTTTTAATGTGCTTTATCATGTGTAAAATAGTTAATCGGTGATAacatgactaaaaatgaaaaacttACAAGTtacatgaaaaatatatattttctccGTACTaattatctttcaattttaaaaaaataaatattcgaatttcaaaaataattttaagatAAAAAGTATTTAATCCAGAGTAGTATCCATGTCTCAATTATGTTTCTATTGGCAATCTAAGATTGTTGGATTCATGGCAGTGGAGATGTCTCTGTTGCACATTTCAGGGCCAATGCTTACAATTCCTTCTCCCTGTAACAATAAATATAAGGAGTCTTATTTATAAGTAATTTGCTGGCCgcccataaattaaatatatacaatCTCACatcatcatattattatattttcgaTGACAAATGAAAcgaaattttgtaattttaccTTAGCGATATTTCTGAAGTAGGTGGTTGTGTAACTTATAGACGGAAATAAAGCTTGGATTAGATCCGCCAGGACTAAATGGGGCTGAGATATGGCTCCATCGTACCAATCtacatcaaatcaaaataaGATAATTATAACTCGATATTTATTTGATACGCAACGAAAAATAACGACTAGTGTTCTAATCGTAATAATAATGAGAAACCAAAAGATTAAATACCTAGAATAAGGGAATTTCGAGTTCTTTTGTCATATCTCCACAGGCTTTGATTAGACACGAAGGCAAAGCAAGACTGATCCTCAACattcaaattttgaagaaaaGTGGAAGCTGTGTAGGATTCTGGATCACTAACATAGCTTTCGTCGATCATTACGTCCACGGTCTaatagataataataatttaataaaatatattatttatttccttctttgtgaaataaaaaaagaaaaataataattaatatagactttttttttttttgtggatcggagataataataatattgactTACGCATAGAATAGCCTGAAATGCATCCAATTCATCGGGCACTGAGACGTTATATGTTACTCTATTGATGGAATCATCAATATTTTCCCCACCCGAATCCTCCACGTactaataaatatatttaaaatggcattaaattgaatattttgtatGAAAAATGCAATATGCCTCTTAAATGAAATTTATACATACCTTTAACTTGTAAGCCTCTTGCGTAAAAGACCACACACCCTGCGCCAACCACGTCCATCTCATTATCATCACAAAATCATTCAAGTAAAACAAAAAAGTGgggtatatattttttttccgtCTTCTATACACACTGCTATTTTGATCCGTTATATCATCATAATTGAGTTTTGATAATGTCTATTTAATTTTCCCCTTTTTTCCTTCATTTGTTCAATTATTTTAGTCCATTTTACATGAAGATGCTGAAGTAACATTGACGATTAGACACATCAGTGTCACACCAATACGACgtagaaaaaatattaaaaatgcgaAAAtgaaagacaacatattcaatacttaaatttaataatagcgCGGATGACCAAATTAAGAAGAAgcagacaaaaaaaaaaaaaaacgaagccaaaattgcattttttctttataaaaaaaatccccAAATCAATGCATATAAAAGGaatattaatgattaatgatggTACGTACATCTGTATGGGTCATCCAAGCCACCACTGGTTTGAAAGTCGACCCTTTCTTGTTGACCGCAGTCTTACTCAGGCACAAATAATTCTGCTTAATCtacaaattataattaaaaccaacaaatcatatacaaatgatcacaaacaaacatatataaaataattaatatatattaataattaatctaCATGCACTTACTGCATCGTAGACTTGATTTGCTCTTGTATCCATATTTGCAAACACTCCCAAATATTTTATCCATTCGGCTCTCTGCGTGTAAACCAACACAatacttaggtagtgtttgagagagtttcCTAAAAGCACTTTCAGCTTTTCTTTAACaagatttcataaaatttcaaaattttgttaagaaaaagctgaaaaatgattcctaaaagctctctcaaacactaccttattATAATAAGTtgcaatatataaaaataacataataatTTTCACATAATTAATACCTGGAGAGGAGCTTCCTCATCCATGGGCATAAAAGTTGCAAAATTACATGAGGATTGCGAATCAATATTATTAATGAAATGGGCCGAAAATTGCGGTGGAATATCAGTATTGTTGATGAGCTGAAGTTGGCCTTCACTGTACAGTTTCAGTACACATTCC
It encodes:
- the LOC140888727 gene encoding uncharacterized protein; the protein is MLRIRLIQATLVSIVILLLIFFIIFDIQYKCPLSNSTLTTLTLHNTSTQLTLLIGVLTRPDAYDRRHFLRLIYGTQTKSIPTTKIDIKFVFCNLTKPEQRVLVSLEIMRFDDIIILDCHENMNRGKTYKYLSTLPRVLSTRYDYVMKADDDVYLRLKPLAFSLYPLPRNDTYYGFVIPCPSMNPFVNYMSGMGFVLSWDLVEWIGSSSIPKNNTFGPEDKLVGKWLDTGKKAKNRFSNKPAMYDYPGTNGRCSHDLIPDTIAVHRLKRWDQWLHVLRFFNVTKEVELSKLYNI
- the LOC140893070 gene encoding uncharacterized protein; this translates as MLVIIMFSRSSFVHVSVCLLIFEANYGIVINAASAPRVKVGNISQVEDAINFQLYYGQTFKVIKNGVDGKSYLLIQNDSKMTNKTKYCTSRIKSFVIPLTNYSIDTRNQFQVSFFELLGLLGNLMGITSDSVASECVLKLYSEGQLQLINNTDIPPQFSAHFINNIDSQSSCNFATFMPMDEEAPLQRAEWIKYLGVFANMDTRANQVYDAIKQNYLCLSKTAVNKKGSTFKPVVAWMTHTDGVWSFTQEAYKLKYVEDSGGENIDDSINRVTYNVSVPDELDAFQAILCTVDVMIDESYVSDPESYTASTFLQNLNVEDQSCFAFVSNQSLWRYDKRTRNSLILDWYDGAISQPHLVLADLIQALFPSISYTTTYFRNIAKGEGIVSIGPEMCNRDISTAMNPTILDCQ